One Nitrosopumilus piranensis genomic region harbors:
- a CDS encoding Snf7 family protein, whose translation MLSNSWNKSQGESISQKVMGKVRPDEPLKNKIDFAQKKLQFQISKLEGINEKLRVKHDQIFDKIVVAHKNNKNAYAQAYANELAQVRKMKNMVSGAKLSMEQVKLRLDTVSELGDVVVTLSPCMSIIKGLAPSLNGIMPEANASMQDLSSILGDVMSGSSMELGDTMNVGAETNADTLAILEEAQGVISGQTKASIPDVPDTLKQQIVERKSDVFI comes from the coding sequence ATGCTAAGCAATTCTTGGAATAAATCACAGGGAGAAAGTATTTCCCAAAAAGTAATGGGAAAGGTACGACCTGATGAACCATTAAAGAATAAAATTGACTTTGCACAGAAAAAATTACAATTTCAAATTTCAAAATTAGAAGGAATAAATGAAAAACTTAGAGTAAAACATGATCAGATTTTTGATAAAATAGTTGTGGCTCACAAAAATAACAAGAATGCCTATGCACAAGCATATGCAAACGAATTGGCACAAGTAAGAAAGATGAAAAATATGGTAAGTGGTGCCAAACTTTCAATGGAGCAAGTAAAACTTAGACTAGATACAGTTTCAGAATTAGGAGACGTGGTAGTTACCCTTAGTCCTTGTATGTCAATTATCAAGGGATTGGCTCCATCACTTAATGGAATTATGCCAGAGGCAAATGCATCAATGCAAGACTTGTCATCAATACTCGGAGATGTAATGTCAGGCTCATCAATGGAATTAGGAGATACTATGAATGTGGGTGCAGAAACTAATGCAGACACACTAGCAATATTAGAAGAAGCACAAGGTGTTATTTCAGGTCAAACAAAAGCTTCTATTCCAGATGTTCCTGATACACTCAAACAACAAATTGTTGAAAGAAAATCCGACGTTTTCATTTAG